Proteins encoded within one genomic window of Ranitomeya variabilis isolate aRanVar5 chromosome 4, aRanVar5.hap1, whole genome shotgun sequence:
- the LOC143767237 gene encoding uncharacterized protein LOC143767237 isoform X2 codes for MDMDREKLAERILHLTLEILLQLTGEHYTVLKKTSSEHCQDPVSDGWGRPLSPITGPPPHPLIHEDLNDQKILELAYEMMELLTGEVPIRCQDVAVYLNVEEWEYLEGHKDIYKDIMMEVPQPLTLPDPSSRRTTPERCPHPLLPQDCNQEDPNVPLDYQGEDLTHINTTETYVRGDEWCKEEIPTYGHRDDCTRRSEGQLTSSIFKSDDLEILQDTIEWNAITPDIPSSIHSKYLSSDPFKQILSSDSLPTTKENQCHKISIKKLTAPKAKKPFLCSEYGNSFPLQKSFLKHQKIHTAENRFSCFKCGKCFNQKSDLVIHQRTHTGEKPFSCSECGKYFNQKAHLDHHQRTHTGEKPFSCSECGKCFIRKVTLDQHQRTHTGEKPFSCSECGKYFNQKAHLDYHQRSHTGEKPFSCSECGKYFNQKAHLDHHQRTHTGEKPFSCSECGKCFIRKVNLDQHQRTHTGEKPFSCSECGKYFNQKAHLDHHQRTHTGEKPFSCSECGKYFNQKAHLDHHQRTHTGEKPFSCSECGKYFKKKAHLDHHQRTHTGEKPFSCSECGKCFNRKSDLVRHQRTHTGEKPFSCSECGKYFNQKAHLDYHQRTHTGEKPFSCSECGKYFTHKAQLDYHQRNHTGEKPFSCSECGKCFNRKSDLVRHQRIHTGEKPFSCSECGKCFYQKSDLGYHQRIHTGEKPFSCSECGKNFTRKANLDLHQSTHIGDISTRAPT; via the exons CATTACACAGtattgaagaagacctctagtgagcactgtcaggaccctgtgtctgatggatggggaagacccctgagcccaatcacagggcctccacctcatcCTCTGATACATGAAGacctcaatgaccagaagatcctagaactcgcctacgaGATGatggagctgctgactggagag gttcctataaggtgtcaggatgtcgctgtctatttaaacgtggaggagtgggagtatttagaaggacacaaagatatatacaaggacatcatgatggaggttccccagcctctCACattaccag ATCCATCcagtaggaggacaacaccagagagatgtccccatcctcttcttccacaggactgtaatcaagaagatcccaatgttcctctagattatcag ggtgaagatctgacccatattaatactacagagacatatgtgaggggtgatgagtggtgtaaagaggagattcctacatatggccACCGAG atgactgtaccaggagatcagagggacagctgacatcttcaatttttaaatcagatgatcttgagatcctacaggatacaattgaatggaatgccattactccagatataccatcatccattcacagcaaatatctgtcatctgatcctttcaAACAGAtcctgtcctctgattcattaccgactactaaggaaaatcaatgtcacaaaataagcattaaaaaactaactgctcctaaagcaaagaagccatttttatgttcagaatatggaaatagttttccccttcAAAAGTCTTTTCTtaagcatcaaaaaattcacacagcagaaaatagattttcttgtttcaaatgtggaaaatgttttaaccagaaatcagatcttgttatacaccagagaactcacacaggggagaagcctttttcatgttcagaatgtgggaaatattttaaccagaaagcgcatcttgatcaccaccagagaacccacacaggggagaagcctttttcatgttcagaatgtgggaaatgctttatccGGAAAGTGACTCTTGatcagcaccagagaacccacacaggggagaagcctttttcatgttcagaatgtgggaaatattttaaccagaaagcgcatcttgattaccaccagagaagccacacaggggagaagcctttttcatgttcagaatgtgggaaatattttaaccagaaagcgcatcttgatcaccaccagagaacccacacaggggagaagcctttttcatgttcagaatgtgggaaatgttttatccggaaAGTGAATCTTGatcagcaccagagaacccacacaggggagaagcctttttcatgttcagaatgtgggaaatattttaaccagaaagcgcatcttgatcaccaccagagaacccacacaggggagaagcctttttcatgttcagaatgtgggaaatattttaaccagaaagcgcatcttgatcaccaccagagaacccacacaggggagaagcctttttcatgttcagaatgtgggaaatattttaaaaagaaagcgcatcttgatcaccaccagagaacccacacaggggagaagcctttttcttgttcagaatgtgggaaatgttttaaccggaaatcagatttggttaggcaccagagaacccacacaggggagaagcctttttcatgttcagaatgtgggaaatattttaaccagaaagcgcatcttgattaccaccagagaacccacacaggagagaagcctttttcatgttcagaatgtgggaaatattttacccaTAAAGCGCAACTTGATTACCACCAGAgaaaccacacaggggagaagcctttttcttgttcagaatgtgggaaatgttttaaccggaaatcagatttggttaggcaccagcgaattcacacaggagagaagcctttttcatgttcagaatgtgggaaatgtttttaccaGAAATCCGATTTGGGttatcaccagagaattcacacaggggagaagcctttttcatgttcagaatgtgggaaaaattTTACCCGGAAAGCGAATCTTGATCTCCACCAGAGCACCCACATAGGGGATATCTCCACCAGAGCACCCACATAG
- the LOC143767237 gene encoding uncharacterized protein LOC143767237 isoform X1 — translation MDMDREKLAERILHLTLEILLQLTGEHYTVLKKTSSEHCQDPVSDGWGRPLSPITGPPPHPLIHEDLNDQKILELAYEMMELLTGEVPIRCQDVAVYLNVEEWEYLEGHKDIYKDIMMEVPQPLTLPDPSSRRTTPERCPHPLLPQDCNQEDPNVPLDYQGEDLTHINTTETYVRGDEWCKEEIPTYGHRADDCTRRSEGQLTSSIFKSDDLEILQDTIEWNAITPDIPSSIHSKYLSSDPFKQILSSDSLPTTKENQCHKISIKKLTAPKAKKPFLCSEYGNSFPLQKSFLKHQKIHTAENRFSCFKCGKCFNQKSDLVIHQRTHTGEKPFSCSECGKYFNQKAHLDHHQRTHTGEKPFSCSECGKCFIRKVTLDQHQRTHTGEKPFSCSECGKYFNQKAHLDYHQRSHTGEKPFSCSECGKYFNQKAHLDHHQRTHTGEKPFSCSECGKCFIRKVNLDQHQRTHTGEKPFSCSECGKYFNQKAHLDHHQRTHTGEKPFSCSECGKYFNQKAHLDHHQRTHTGEKPFSCSECGKYFKKKAHLDHHQRTHTGEKPFSCSECGKCFNRKSDLVRHQRTHTGEKPFSCSECGKYFNQKAHLDYHQRTHTGEKPFSCSECGKYFTHKAQLDYHQRNHTGEKPFSCSECGKCFNRKSDLVRHQRIHTGEKPFSCSECGKCFYQKSDLGYHQRIHTGEKPFSCSECGKNFTRKANLDLHQSTHIGDISTRAPT, via the exons CATTACACAGtattgaagaagacctctagtgagcactgtcaggaccctgtgtctgatggatggggaagacccctgagcccaatcacagggcctccacctcatcCTCTGATACATGAAGacctcaatgaccagaagatcctagaactcgcctacgaGATGatggagctgctgactggagag gttcctataaggtgtcaggatgtcgctgtctatttaaacgtggaggagtgggagtatttagaaggacacaaagatatatacaaggacatcatgatggaggttccccagcctctCACattaccag ATCCATCcagtaggaggacaacaccagagagatgtccccatcctcttcttccacaggactgtaatcaagaagatcccaatgttcctctagattatcag ggtgaagatctgacccatattaatactacagagacatatgtgaggggtgatgagtggtgtaaagaggagattcctacatatggccACCGAG cagatgactgtaccaggagatcagagggacagctgacatcttcaatttttaaatcagatgatcttgagatcctacaggatacaattgaatggaatgccattactccagatataccatcatccattcacagcaaatatctgtcatctgatcctttcaAACAGAtcctgtcctctgattcattaccgactactaaggaaaatcaatgtcacaaaataagcattaaaaaactaactgctcctaaagcaaagaagccatttttatgttcagaatatggaaatagttttccccttcAAAAGTCTTTTCTtaagcatcaaaaaattcacacagcagaaaatagattttcttgtttcaaatgtggaaaatgttttaaccagaaatcagatcttgttatacaccagagaactcacacaggggagaagcctttttcatgttcagaatgtgggaaatattttaaccagaaagcgcatcttgatcaccaccagagaacccacacaggggagaagcctttttcatgttcagaatgtgggaaatgctttatccGGAAAGTGACTCTTGatcagcaccagagaacccacacaggggagaagcctttttcatgttcagaatgtgggaaatattttaaccagaaagcgcatcttgattaccaccagagaagccacacaggggagaagcctttttcatgttcagaatgtgggaaatattttaaccagaaagcgcatcttgatcaccaccagagaacccacacaggggagaagcctttttcatgttcagaatgtgggaaatgttttatccggaaAGTGAATCTTGatcagcaccagagaacccacacaggggagaagcctttttcatgttcagaatgtgggaaatattttaaccagaaagcgcatcttgatcaccaccagagaacccacacaggggagaagcctttttcatgttcagaatgtgggaaatattttaaccagaaagcgcatcttgatcaccaccagagaacccacacaggggagaagcctttttcatgttcagaatgtgggaaatattttaaaaagaaagcgcatcttgatcaccaccagagaacccacacaggggagaagcctttttcttgttcagaatgtgggaaatgttttaaccggaaatcagatttggttaggcaccagagaacccacacaggggagaagcctttttcatgttcagaatgtgggaaatattttaaccagaaagcgcatcttgattaccaccagagaacccacacaggagagaagcctttttcatgttcagaatgtgggaaatattttacccaTAAAGCGCAACTTGATTACCACCAGAgaaaccacacaggggagaagcctttttcttgttcagaatgtgggaaatgttttaaccggaaatcagatttggttaggcaccagcgaattcacacaggagagaagcctttttcatgttcagaatgtgggaaatgtttttaccaGAAATCCGATTTGGGttatcaccagagaattcacacaggggagaagcctttttcatgttcagaatgtgggaaaaattTTACCCGGAAAGCGAATCTTGATCTCCACCAGAGCACCCACATAGGGGATATCTCCACCAGAGCACCCACATAG